One Natranaerovirga hydrolytica genomic region harbors:
- the carA gene encoding glutamine-hydrolyzing carbamoyl-phosphate synthase small subunit, whose protein sequence is MKINILLEDGTLLQGKSFGKEGTVYGEIVFNTGMTGYQEVLTDPSYSGQIVVMTYPLIGNYGINNEDFESDKIQVKAFVVKDYAKDPNHWQQVKTIDEYLKENNIMGVYDIDTRLLTKKIRNLGVMKCVMTPDEITEAHKEALEDYSFPKDIVKNVSRNDYEYIKGSGAKIGVIDLGMKNSILNIIKNYDADIHIFPWDIDTQTIEDKNLDMLFLSNGPGDPKELTKTIDTAKYFVGKMPIRGICLGHQVLALALGADTYKMKFGHRGGNHPVLHLPTNKVFITSQNHGYAVIESSVTQDMQITFKNVNDGTIEGIASKKYDIDSVQFHPEEGPGPYDAQIILDTWIKEVGGVSSCQ, encoded by the coding sequence ATGAAAATTAATATACTTTTAGAAGATGGTACCCTTTTACAAGGCAAAAGCTTTGGAAAAGAAGGCACTGTATATGGTGAAATCGTATTTAATACAGGAATGACAGGTTATCAAGAAGTTTTAACAGACCCTTCTTATTCTGGTCAGATTGTTGTGATGACGTACCCACTAATCGGTAATTATGGTATTAATAATGAAGATTTTGAATCGGATAAAATCCAAGTGAAAGCTTTTGTTGTAAAAGATTATGCCAAGGATCCTAATCATTGGCAGCAAGTAAAAACCATAGATGAGTATTTAAAAGAAAATAATATTATGGGTGTTTATGATATAGATACAAGATTGTTAACAAAAAAAATCAGAAATTTAGGTGTAATGAAATGTGTCATGACACCTGATGAGATTACAGAGGCTCATAAAGAAGCATTAGAAGACTATTCTTTTCCAAAAGATATTGTAAAAAATGTATCACGAAATGATTATGAATATATTAAGGGCAGTGGTGCAAAAATTGGTGTTATTGATTTAGGAATGAAAAATAGTATATTAAATATCATTAAAAATTATGATGCAGATATACACATTTTTCCTTGGGATATAGACACACAAACAATTGAAGACAAAAATCTTGATATGTTATTTTTATCTAATGGACCAGGAGATCCTAAGGAGCTTACAAAAACCATTGATACAGCAAAGTATTTTGTAGGAAAAATGCCTATTAGAGGCATCTGTTTAGGTCATCAAGTTTTAGCATTGGCATTAGGTGCGGATACTTATAAAATGAAATTTGGACATAGAGGTGGCAATCATCCAGTATTGCATTTGCCAACAAACAAAGTGTTTATAACCAGTCAAAACCATGGGTATGCAGTAATCGAATCTTCCGTTACACAAGATATGCAAATTACATTTAAAAATGTTAATGATGGCACCATAGAAGGTATTGCATCAAAAAAATACGATATAGACTCTGTACAGTTCCATCCAGAAGAAGGACCGGGTCCATATGATGCTCAAATTATTTTAGATACTTGGATTAAAGAAGTAGGAGGTGTTTCTTCATGCCAGTAG
- a CDS encoding aspartate aminotransferase family protein, which yields MDLVKKGQKIMMSNYQPFPVVFETGDGVYLYDIEGNQYLDFTAGIAVNALGYQDKDLQEALKNQIDKYTHCSNFYYNEPCIEAAELLTKLSGLDRVFFSNSGSEANEGAIKLARKYGFLNKGEDCNKVISLKQSFHGRTLGSLAATGQTKYHKGFMPLIPGVIHVEANHIEAIKNAIDDNVCAIMLEVIQGEGGINPLEQTYLEQVKALCEAHNIILIFDEVQTGIGRTGELFAFQKYGIQPDIMTLAKGLGAGVPIGAIVAKEFVGQVFTPGDHATTYGGNPLVTTAAKVVLEKVSKRAFLDHINTVGEYFEKQLKALVTQYDFVLEQRGLGLMQGIAVSLPVKEVVKKALANQLLLTSAGSNVVRFVPPLIIEEKHIDEMIDILKRVLKEVSDEN from the coding sequence ATGGATTTAGTAAAAAAAGGTCAAAAAATAATGATGAGCAATTATCAACCCTTTCCAGTTGTTTTTGAAACAGGAGATGGGGTTTATTTATACGATATAGAGGGTAATCAATACTTAGATTTTACAGCAGGTATAGCTGTTAATGCATTAGGTTATCAAGACAAAGATTTGCAAGAGGCATTAAAAAATCAAATTGACAAATATACCCATTGTTCTAATTTTTATTACAATGAACCATGTATTGAAGCAGCGGAGCTTTTAACAAAGCTAAGTGGCTTAGATAGAGTGTTTTTTAGCAACAGTGGTTCAGAAGCCAATGAAGGTGCTATTAAATTAGCAAGAAAATATGGTTTCCTTAATAAAGGGGAAGATTGTAACAAAGTCATTAGTTTAAAACAATCTTTTCACGGCAGAACCTTAGGGTCTTTAGCAGCAACTGGTCAAACCAAGTATCATAAAGGGTTTATGCCTTTGATACCTGGAGTCATACATGTTGAAGCAAACCATATTGAAGCCATTAAAAATGCTATTGACGATAATGTGTGCGCCATTATGTTAGAGGTGATTCAAGGTGAAGGTGGCATCAATCCACTTGAACAAACCTACCTTGAACAGGTCAAAGCATTATGTGAGGCACACAATATCATTCTTATCTTCGATGAAGTTCAAACGGGTATTGGTCGAACAGGGGAATTATTTGCATTTCAAAAGTATGGTATTCAACCAGATATAATGACTCTTGCAAAAGGTCTAGGTGCAGGTGTGCCTATTGGTGCTATTGTAGCCAAGGAGTTTGTGGGTCAAGTGTTTACACCTGGAGATCATGCCACGACTTATGGGGGGAATCCCTTAGTGACAACAGCTGCAAAAGTGGTATTAGAAAAAGTAAGCAAAAGAGCATTTCTTGACCACATTAATACAGTAGGAGAATACTTTGAAAAACAATTAAAAGCATTGGTTACCCAGTATGACTTTGTACTGGAACAAAGAGGCCTGGGGCTTATGCAAGGAATTGCTGTCAGTCTTCCAGTAAAAGAAGTCGTTAAAAAAGCATTAGCCAATCAATTGCTACTGACCAGTGCTGGTAGCAATGTGGTAAGATTTGTTCCACCATTGATTATTGAAGAAAAACATATAGATGAAATGATTGACATATTAAAAAGGGTTTTAAAGGAGGTTAGCGATGAAAATTAA
- the argB gene encoding acetylglutamate kinase → MEEYITKAKTLIESLPYIQRFAGKTVVIKYGGSAMIDDDLKLSVIKDIVLMKLVGLKPIIVHGGGKEISYWMSKLNKQSQFIDGFRVTDEETMEIAEMILSGKVNKSLVQLMFQQGMKAVGISGKDGATIKVNKKYINGKDIGFVGDIKTVNTELLNVLLESDFIPIVAPIGLDDNGDSYNINADDAAGAIASAMNAEKLVFLTDVEGVLLDPYDQRSLISEISVDKAEELIQDGVIAGGMIPKIKCCINSVKNNVTQVHILDGRVDHSLLLEIFTEKGIGTMMVK, encoded by the coding sequence ATGGAAGAATATATAACAAAAGCTAAGACATTAATCGAATCCTTACCTTATATACAAAGATTTGCAGGAAAAACCGTTGTGATCAAATACGGTGGAAGTGCGATGATAGATGACGACTTAAAATTAAGTGTGATCAAAGATATTGTGCTGATGAAGTTGGTAGGATTAAAACCCATTATTGTTCATGGTGGCGGCAAAGAAATCAGTTATTGGATGAGTAAGCTGAATAAACAAAGTCAATTTATAGATGGTTTTCGTGTAACAGATGAAGAGACAATGGAAATTGCAGAGATGATATTATCTGGAAAAGTGAATAAAAGCTTGGTGCAATTAATGTTCCAACAAGGCATGAAGGCTGTAGGTATTAGCGGTAAAGATGGTGCCACGATAAAAGTGAATAAGAAATACATTAATGGAAAAGACATTGGCTTTGTCGGTGATATTAAAACAGTCAATACAGAATTATTAAATGTATTGTTAGAAAGTGATTTTATACCTATTGTTGCGCCTATTGGATTAGACGATAATGGAGACAGTTACAATATCAATGCAGATGATGCTGCTGGGGCCATTGCATCAGCAATGAACGCAGAGAAGTTAGTCTTTTTAACAGATGTAGAAGGAGTCTTATTAGATCCCTATGACCAAAGGTCTTTAATTTCTGAAATCTCAGTAGATAAAGCAGAAGAATTAATTCAAGACGGTGTCATCGCAGGTGGGATGATTCCAAAAATAAAATGTTGTATTAATTCTGTTAAAAACAACGTCACTCAAGTGCATATTTTAGATGGCAGAGTGGATCATAGTTTATTATTAGAGATATTCACAGAAAAAGGTATCGGAACGATGATGGTAAAATAA
- the argJ gene encoding bifunctional glutamate N-acetyltransferase/amino-acid acetyltransferase ArgJ → MKVIDGGITTANGFSAAGIYCGIKKKRKDLALIFSSKNANMAGTFTINNVKAAPVLWNEKLIKEDGEGQAIIINSGVANACTGHEGIENNKNMATMVANALAIDVNKVYVASTGVIGKQLPMDVIGNGIKDIVPKLASDIGSGVDAAEAIMTTDTFKKEIAVEIFIKGAKVKIGSISKGSGMIHPNMATMLAFITTDCNISKDLLKEALKESVQDSYNMISVDGDTSTNDMVLIMANGMADNAIIDTKDDDYYKFLDALNYINIHLAKSVAADGEGATKLLEVNVEGAKDKQQAASLAKSVVGSSLVKTAVHGEDANWGRIICAMGYADTIFNPDEVKVYFETARGNIKIVENGMGTGYSEEEATEILGDKYIKLNIFLQEGREKATAWGCDLSYDYVKINADYRT, encoded by the coding sequence ATGAAAGTAATTGATGGTGGAATTACAACAGCAAATGGTTTTTCAGCAGCAGGGATATACTGTGGTATCAAGAAAAAAAGAAAAGACCTTGCTTTGATTTTTTCAAGTAAAAATGCAAATATGGCAGGAACATTTACCATTAATAATGTAAAAGCAGCACCTGTTCTTTGGAATGAAAAACTTATAAAAGAAGATGGTGAAGGGCAGGCCATTATTATTAACAGTGGTGTGGCAAATGCTTGTACTGGTCATGAAGGTATAGAAAATAATAAAAATATGGCAACAATGGTAGCTAATGCGTTAGCAATTGATGTTAATAAAGTATATGTGGCTTCTACGGGGGTTATTGGAAAACAATTGCCAATGGATGTTATTGGTAACGGCATAAAAGATATTGTGCCTAAACTGGCTTCAGATATAGGAAGTGGTGTAGACGCAGCAGAAGCAATTATGACCACAGATACATTTAAAAAAGAGATTGCAGTAGAAATCTTTATAAAAGGTGCAAAAGTGAAGATAGGATCCATATCAAAAGGCTCAGGTATGATTCATCCTAATATGGCTACAATGCTTGCATTTATTACAACAGACTGTAACATTTCAAAAGACTTATTAAAAGAAGCATTAAAAGAAAGTGTCCAAGATTCTTATAATATGATTTCAGTTGACGGTGATACGTCAACTAACGATATGGTGCTTATTATGGCAAATGGGATGGCAGATAATGCAATAATTGATACAAAAGACGATGATTATTATAAGTTTTTAGATGCATTAAATTACATTAATATACATTTAGCAAAGAGTGTAGCAGCTGACGGTGAAGGCGCTACCAAATTATTAGAAGTTAATGTGGAAGGTGCAAAAGACAAACAACAAGCCGCTTCATTAGCTAAATCTGTTGTGGGCTCTAGTTTAGTCAAAACAGCTGTACATGGAGAAGATGCCAACTGGGGTAGAATCATTTGTGCAATGGGATATGCGGATACCATCTTTAATCCAGATGAAGTAAAAGTCTATTTTGAAACGGCTAGAGGCAATATCAAAATAGTAGAAAACGGTATGGGAACAGGGTATAGCGAAGAAGAAGCAACAGAAATCTTAGGTGATAAGTACATTAAATTAAATATATTTTTACAAGAAGGAAGAGAAAAAGCAACCGCTTGGGGTTGTGATTTAAGTTATGACTATGTAAAAATTAATGCAGATTATAGAACATAG
- the argC gene encoding N-acetyl-gamma-glutamyl-phosphate reductase — MKVGIVGATGYAGQELVRLIIQHPKAELAWITSNTYKGKDYHRCYGNYTKIYEATCLEQDLEKLCQEVDVIFLATPHGLSSSLINKDLLDTVKIIDLSADFRLKDKEDYKNWYNQEHTNPSLLKDAVYGLCELNREQVKKAQLIANPGCYPTASILGVYPLLKEQLIDHQSILIDAKSGVSGAGRAPRLGTHYNEVNESTKAYGIGTHRHTAEIEEQYSYACDEKTIINFTPHLVPMHRGILATAYATLKENYSYDDIKAIYNQYYSQEKFVRVLDKDYFPETRWVKGSNYCDIGFKIDERTNRIVVVSAIDNLIKGAAGQAVQNLNILYDLEEDLGLEQIPVFM, encoded by the coding sequence ATGAAAGTCGGTATTGTTGGTGCAACAGGTTATGCAGGACAAGAACTTGTTCGCTTAATTATACAACATCCAAAAGCAGAGCTTGCTTGGATTACATCTAATACTTATAAAGGAAAAGATTATCATAGGTGTTATGGTAATTATACAAAAATATATGAAGCAACTTGTCTTGAACAAGATTTAGAAAAACTGTGTCAGGAAGTAGACGTTATTTTTTTAGCGACACCTCATGGACTAAGTTCTTCATTAATTAACAAGGATTTATTAGACACGGTTAAAATAATAGACCTAAGTGCAGACTTTAGGTTAAAAGATAAAGAGGATTATAAGAATTGGTACAATCAAGAACATACCAATCCTTCATTATTAAAAGATGCTGTCTATGGGTTATGTGAATTAAATAGAGAGCAAGTCAAAAAGGCACAATTAATTGCTAATCCTGGTTGCTACCCAACAGCTTCTATTTTAGGGGTGTATCCACTATTAAAAGAACAATTAATCGATCATCAATCCATATTGATAGATGCCAAATCAGGGGTATCAGGAGCCGGTAGAGCACCAAGATTAGGCACCCATTATAATGAAGTGAATGAAAGCACAAAAGCATATGGTATTGGTACACATAGACATACAGCAGAGATTGAAGAACAATACAGTTATGCTTGTGATGAAAAGACCATTATTAATTTTACGCCACATTTGGTACCCATGCATAGAGGGATATTGGCAACGGCTTATGCTACCTTAAAAGAAAATTATTCTTACGATGATATTAAAGCCATCTATAATCAATACTATAGTCAAGAAAAATTTGTAAGAGTACTTGATAAAGATTATTTTCCAGAAACAAGATGGGTAAAAGGCAGTAATTATTGTGATATCGGTTTTAAAATAGATGAAAGAACCAATCGAATTGTGGTTGTGAGTGCAATTGATAACCTGATAAAAGGTGCAGCAGGTCAAGCTGTACAGAATTTAAATATTTTATATGACTTAGAAGAAGACTTGGGATTGGAACAAATTCCTGTATTTATGTAG
- a CDS encoding argininosuccinate synthase, whose amino-acid sequence MQKKVILAYSGGLDTTTIIPWLKENYDYEVICVCIDVGQGQEIEGLEERALASGASKLYIEDLKDEFVEDFVWPTLKAQAIYENKYLLGTSIARPLISKRLVEIAKKEQAEAICHGATGKGNDQVRFELTIKALAPELKIIAPWRIWDIKSREDAIEYCRDHGIDLPFSVETSYSRDRNLWHLSHEGLELEDIGIEPDYDKLLQLSVSPEKAPDTPEYIELEFDKGIPVALNGEKLAGVAMIEKLNALGGKHGIGTIDLLENRVVGMKSRGIYETPGGTILYAAHSKMEELCLDKQTIAYKSTIAIKYAELIYSGEWYTPLREALEAFVNETQKTVTGKVKLKLYKGNIIPAGASSDYSLYSESLASFATGDLYNHHDAEGFINLFGLPLKVRAMLLNDKNDQ is encoded by the coding sequence ATGCAAAAAAAAGTAATATTGGCTTATTCTGGTGGTTTGGATACGACAACCATTATACCTTGGTTAAAAGAAAATTATGATTATGAGGTTATCTGTGTTTGTATAGATGTAGGACAGGGACAAGAAATTGAAGGCTTAGAAGAACGTGCATTAGCTTCTGGCGCTAGTAAATTATACATAGAAGATCTTAAAGATGAATTTGTAGAAGATTTTGTATGGCCTACTCTTAAAGCTCAAGCCATTTATGAAAATAAATATTTATTAGGTACTTCCATTGCAAGACCATTAATTTCAAAAAGATTGGTAGAAATTGCGAAAAAAGAACAAGCCGAAGCCATTTGCCATGGTGCTACTGGTAAAGGTAATGATCAAGTGCGTTTTGAGTTAACCATTAAAGCTTTAGCGCCTGAGTTAAAAATCATTGCGCCTTGGAGAATATGGGATATTAAATCTCGTGAAGATGCCATTGAATATTGTAGAGATCATGGTATAGACTTACCTTTTAGTGTAGAAACTAGTTATAGTAGAGATAGAAACCTATGGCACTTAAGTCACGAAGGTTTAGAATTAGAAGATATTGGTATTGAACCCGATTATGACAAATTATTACAACTATCTGTTTCACCTGAAAAAGCACCTGATACTCCTGAGTATATTGAATTAGAATTTGATAAAGGGATACCTGTTGCGTTAAATGGTGAAAAACTTGCTGGCGTTGCTATGATTGAAAAACTTAATGCTTTAGGTGGCAAACATGGTATCGGTACCATTGATTTATTAGAAAATCGTGTAGTTGGTATGAAATCACGTGGAATATACGAAACGCCAGGTGGAACGATTTTATACGCAGCACATAGTAAAATGGAAGAACTTTGTTTAGACAAACAAACCATTGCTTATAAATCAACTATCGCTATAAAATATGCTGAATTAATATACAGCGGCGAATGGTATACACCTTTAAGAGAAGCTTTAGAAGCTTTTGTTAATGAAACTCAAAAAACCGTTACTGGAAAAGTAAAATTAAAACTATACAAAGGTAATATTATCCCTGCTGGTGCTTCTTCTGATTATTCATTATATAGTGAGTCTTTAGCAAGTTTTGCAACAGGTGATTTATACAACCACCACGATGCTGAAGGATTTATTAATCTATTTGGCTTACCTTTAAAAGTAAGAGCTATGTTATTAAACGATAAAAATGATCAATAG
- the argH gene encoding argininosuccinate lyase: MKLWGGRFTKKTDSLVHEFNTSINFDKRMYAYDIKGSIAHVTMLAKQDIITKEEADEIEKGLLSILEDIDNGSLEIDGSFEDIHSFIESTLISRIGDTGKKLHTGRSRNDQVILDMKLYTRDEIKEIDHLLKNLLEVLLKVSQNHTKTIMPGFTHLQKAQPITLAHHFMAYFEMFKRDRSRLKDIFERMNELPLGSGALAGTTFPIDREYVATLLDFKGVTLNSMDSVSDRDFLVELLNAISLIMMHLSRFCEEIIIWSSDDYKYIELDDAYSTGSSIMPQKKNPDIAELVRGKTGRVYGALMSLLTTLKGLPLAYNKDMQEDKELVFDAIDTVKTSLLLFAPMIDTMTFNKDTMYKSCQNGFTNATDVADYLVVKSIPFRDAHGIVGQLVLHCINHHKSLDELSLEEYQSIHPIFEEDIYEAISLETCVNKRTSIGGPSEESMNKVIAINETYLKNN, encoded by the coding sequence ATGAAACTGTGGGGCGGACGCTTTACTAAAAAAACAGATTCCCTTGTTCATGAATTTAATACTTCTATTAACTTTGATAAAAGAATGTATGCTTATGATATTAAAGGAAGTATTGCTCATGTAACAATGTTAGCGAAACAAGACATTATAACAAAAGAAGAAGCAGATGAAATTGAAAAAGGGCTGCTTAGCATTCTTGAAGATATAGACAATGGCTCATTAGAAATTGATGGTTCTTTTGAAGACATTCATAGTTTTATTGAATCTACTTTAATAAGTAGAATTGGGGATACTGGAAAAAAACTTCATACGGGTCGAAGTAGAAATGACCAAGTTATTTTAGATATGAAACTTTATACACGTGATGAAATAAAAGAAATTGACCATTTGCTTAAGAATTTATTAGAAGTGTTATTGAAAGTGAGTCAAAATCATACAAAAACCATCATGCCAGGCTTTACTCATTTACAAAAAGCCCAACCCATTACATTAGCACACCATTTTATGGCGTATTTTGAAATGTTTAAAAGAGACCGTTCTAGATTAAAAGATATCTTTGAGCGTATGAATGAATTGCCACTGGGATCAGGTGCTTTAGCGGGTACTACTTTTCCAATTGATAGAGAATATGTGGCTACTTTATTAGACTTTAAAGGCGTAACCCTAAATAGTATGGATTCTGTTTCAGATAGAGACTTTTTAGTTGAGTTATTAAATGCAATCTCTTTAATCATGATGCATCTCAGTAGATTTTGTGAAGAAATCATTATTTGGAGCTCCGATGATTACAAATATATTGAATTAGATGATGCCTATAGTACAGGTAGTAGCATTATGCCACAAAAGAAAAATCCTGATATTGCAGAACTGGTTAGAGGTAAAACAGGTCGCGTATATGGTGCTTTAATGAGCTTATTAACGACTTTAAAAGGCTTGCCATTAGCATACAACAAAGATATGCAAGAGGATAAAGAACTTGTTTTTGATGCCATTGATACGGTAAAGACCAGTTTATTATTATTTGCACCAATGATTGATACAATGACTTTTAATAAAGACACTATGTATAAAAGTTGTCAAAATGGCTTTACCAATGCAACGGATGTTGCTGATTATTTGGTTGTCAAATCCATACCTTTTAGAGATGCTCATGGCATTGTTGGTCAATTGGTTTTACATTGTATAAATCATCATAAAAGCTTAGATGAATTGTCTTTAGAAGAATATCAATCCATTCACCCAATTTTTGAAGAAGATATTTATGAAGCAATCTCCTTAGAAACTTGTGTCAATAAAAGAACTTCTATTGGTGGACCATCTGAAGAATCCATGAATAAAGTTATAGCTATAAATGAAACTTATTTAAAGAATAATTAA
- a CDS encoding mechanosensitive ion channel family protein: MIQQIFSSIFNASIQSYSFANIKDSFIGYIIEYGMKIIAALVILFIGLKVIKYISKITRKVFNNYQMDDAVKGFLLSLISIALKLILFVVVVSVLGVPMASFVAVLGAAGLAVGLALQGSLSNFAGGVLILVLRPFSIGDFIEESGSGKMGTVESIDIFYTTLKTIDNKVEVIPNGILSNNTITNFSKNDTRRLDLTFGVGYKDDVLKVKEILHTIVKEHPAVLEDPEPVVYLVELNDSSVDFSVRVWVNSGDLWPTRFDLIEKVKIKFDEVGINIPYPQMDVHLKKED; this comes from the coding sequence ATGATTCAGCAAATATTTAGCAGTATTTTTAATGCATCCATTCAATCCTATTCTTTTGCAAATATTAAAGATAGTTTTATAGGGTATATAATTGAATACGGTATGAAGATTATTGCTGCATTGGTCATTCTATTTATTGGTTTGAAAGTGATTAAATATATCAGTAAAATAACACGTAAAGTGTTCAATAATTACCAAATGGATGATGCAGTAAAAGGGTTTTTATTATCCTTAATAAGTATAGCTTTAAAGTTAATATTATTTGTAGTTGTCGTTAGTGTATTAGGTGTACCAATGGCCTCTTTTGTAGCCGTATTAGGTGCAGCTGGTTTGGCGGTCGGTTTAGCATTACAAGGGAGTTTGTCTAACTTTGCAGGTGGCGTTTTAATTCTTGTTCTAAGACCTTTTTCCATTGGTGATTTTATAGAGGAAAGTGGTAGTGGGAAAATGGGAACAGTGGAATCTATTGATATTTTTTATACAACATTAAAAACCATTGATAATAAAGTAGAAGTCATTCCTAATGGTATTTTATCTAATAATACCATCACGAATTTTTCAAAGAATGATACAAGAAGATTGGATTTGACTTTTGGAGTCGGGTATAAAGATGATGTGTTAAAAGTAAAAGAGATATTACACACAATTGTTAAAGAACATCCAGCTGTATTAGAAGACCCAGAACCTGTTGTGTACTTAGTTGAGTTAAATGATAGTTCTGTAGACTTTTCTGTAAGAGTATGGGTTAATAGCGGGGATTTATGGCCAACACGTTTTGATCTTATAGAGAAAGTTAAAATAAAATTCGATGAAGTAGGTATTAATATTCCTTACCCTCAAATGGATGTGCATTTAAAAAAAGAAGACTAA